Below is a genomic region from Rhododendron vialii isolate Sample 1 chromosome 5a, ASM3025357v1.
TGCTTAATTTCATACTCAAAAGTCCCACTCAAATTTATATTCCAAACAACCATGTAACCTAATTCTCTAAAATATTCTCTTCCACTACTttcacttaaaatttttttttttcgagaaaaaagaagaagaagatcgaatAAGGAAACATGAtccaaaataaaaggaaaaaaaaaaatacacaaagaaGTTAATTTCTTGTGTCAACACTTTGGAAGATCGGATGGTGGAGGGGGTAGCTTCTGATTGGGGCGCTTTCCATCCATGACGATCCATGCCATCTTCAGTCCCCAACTTGTGTGAATCTCAAGGTGGCAATGCATGAACCATGCTCCTGTTAATTAAGTAAACAATCATTTGGAAACCCTAGATTAGTAATTATAAAGAATCAAAATAATCAACATATTTCattgggaaagtcttcaatacacacccttttaaggtgtgtaccatatgcacctattgtgtagTTCAtgttgtgccacctcataaaaaattacttgtaggaccggtcatttataacattttatttcgtatcgtaacttttatactaaaaattcgtaacttttcaacaatatgattcgtaactttttagtaatagattcgtaacattttgggattcataacattttggtgtattttaataagggtgcatatgatacacacccaaataagggatgtgtattgtagcacttccctatTTCATTAGTTCTCTTCTTCAATTGCTTGGAGGGTTTACGGGCAAAAAGGTTCAATTTGAAGGGTACAAAAGAAAATTATCAACAATTCGAAGGgataaaaagttgaatttttttatacatttcAAAATGTATGTCGAGTAAATGAGAGTAACCAAAGGGCGTCGTTAGTCCTGCCCGTATTCCTTTCTATCCGCCACCGTACGCATAGTATGCGCTAACTTAAAAAGTTATTGTACGCATATGCAAATCTAATTCTCATGGGTCATAACAAATAGCCCAACTTTAATAAAAATGCGAGAAAAACATTAAAACAATATTGTAATTTcattcaatttattttctatgaaaCTTCTATActacataattttatttttgcaacaTTTTTCAGTTAAAAAAATCCATTATTGCCTactattttttataataattacataaaaaaaaaaaaaatttatcagcaaagaaatgttttataaCATTAAAAAGATAGTaaatagttttgacattatGGACCCACCTGGATTGTCCGCTAGGAATCGGATTGCAACCCACCCACCAGAGGGCACACCGACCGTATTCCTCTCAGCCGGGTCAACCAAATTAAACTTAGCCGGATCCTTATTCGGGTCAAAATTCCCGAACCCTTGACCCACAACAAAGAAATTGAATCCATGTAGATGCAGAGGGTGAGACTCTGCCCCAATAATGCTGGTATCTTGCATTACTAGTTCCACCCTAGAATTAAACGGCAGCACCACCACTTTCGTGCCACTTGTCACCACGATATTGCTCGGCGGAGTGCCCGTGTAATTAAACTTGACCAATGGGTTGACTGGGAAATCAGTGGTGTAAACCCCCTTTGATTTGTTGAAGAAATGGGCTTGAAGTAAGGCCGTGTTTGGCTGCACAAATGATACGTTGTTTATTGAGGCTGCCAGTTTGGTGTTATTGGGTCCTGGGCAATTTTGAGTTTTAGCGCATGGGGTTAACCCTAACCCAACTGTGAAGAAAAACCgtctatcaactcttttggggaCATTTGCTGGGAATTTCGAATTCGCCAAGCTGTGGATTTTCTTGCTGAAAATTGTTGCAAACTTTGTGTTGTTGAAGAAAGGAAATTTGGGTTTTAGCAGGAGACGTTTCAGGTTTTTAGCGGATGAGGCGGTGGAGGACAGGTGGCGGCGGTGCTGGTATTGGAGGGTGGCCGCGGAGGTGGAATTGTCGAAGGCGCCGGGGCCGGTGGCGTAAGGTCGGGCGGCCATGAGGAAGGTGGTGTTGGGGAAGTGGTGGCGTTTGGTGCGGAGGAGGACGTTGGTGGTTTGGCCCGGGGTGATGAGAACCGTGGTGGTTCTGAATGGCTTGACGTAGACTGCGTCGGCTTCCACCACGGTGAGTGTGTGGTTGGCGATGCTGAAAAAGAGCTCGTCGTTGAGCGCGGCGTTGATGAGCCGGAGGAGGTACGTCTTCCCGGGCTTCACTTTCAACTGAAATGTATCTGCAAGAAGTCGACATATCAGTACTGTTTGGTGAACAAATAATGCAACGGTATCGATATTTGTACACAACATTTGGATATCATGTGATGTGCCATTTAATTTGAGACTGAACACATATCATATAGCCTCATATACCAAACGCAGTCCCCCAATTTTTGGGTCTTTATTATCTTCCATCAATTAGGGCTGTAAATAATCTGAGCAGCTCGATCGCGAGCTTGACTGGGCTAGTCAAGTGGAGCACAGCTCATTGACAAAAATTCGACTCGTTAAGAGAGACTCGACTCAATCAAAGAGACTCATTTAGCAAATGACTAAGTTCGGCTCATTaagagctcggctcgagttcgaacTCAAGTTTTTGACTCGTTTAGCAAACAAggcgagctcgagctcgacaaagctcggctcattacAGCCCTACCGTAAATGTAGCATGCATAGGTTATTTACCTTTAGCCGAGCATTTGTTGTACAAAGGTCCAGGAAGTCCATTAATGGTGAAGGCATCAGATACATTTGGTGCACCTCCTGTTTGCAATGCTTGGCTGATTAGTGTCTCAGTATCTGTTTTCCACCATTCACCTATAATTCGAACCAAAATACCATGTAAAGCAAATTTGTTGTAATATATTGCCAAATTGGTCAGTTGgttgcattttattttgttttgttagttGATTGAATTAGTACCGAAAATGATGGGAACTTCTTTGTAGGGTTGAGGGAATGGGTAAGAAA
It encodes:
- the LOC131326419 gene encoding laccase-17-like; this translates as MGSPFPRAVLFVLISVLLISAEFVFAKHAAGITRHYKFDIKLQNVTRLCQTKSIVTVNGQFPGPRIIAREGDTVLVKVVNHVQNNVTLHWHGVRQLRSGWADGPAYVTQCPIQTGQAYVYKFTITGQRGTLFWHAHISWLRVTLYGPIIILPKRHVSYPFPQPYKEVPIIFGEWWKTDTETLISQALQTGGAPNVSDAFTINGLPGPLYNKCSAKDTFQLKVKPGKTYLLRLINAALNDELFFSIANHTLTVVEADAVYVKPFRTTTVLITPGQTTNVLLRTKRHHFPNTTFLMAARPYATGPGAFDNSTSAATLQYQHRRHLSSTASSAKNLKRLLLKPKFPFFNNTKFATIFSKKIHSLANSKFPANVPKRVDRRFFFTVGLGLTPCAKTQNCPGPNNTKLAASINNVSFVQPNTALLQAHFFNKSKGVYTTDFPVNPLVKFNYTGTPPSNIVVTSGTKVVVLPFNSRVELVMQDTSIIGAESHPLHLHGFNFFVVGQGFGNFDPNKDPAKFNLVDPAERNTVGVPSGGWVAIRFLADNPGAWFMHCHLEIHTSWGLKMAWIVMDGKRPNQKLPPPPSDLPKC